From Streptomyces sp. NBC_01460, a single genomic window includes:
- a CDS encoding STM4015 family protein, whose amino-acid sequence MADADRLHELLGLPAVDFQREADGSSRPAAHAAAWRVSVDPYDPGEGDADWEAEFGAFLEAVEPSGVQALIIGQWGESYEETSAYPIGLVVAAAGRLTSLKAVFVGDLVAEEAENSWIEQSDVTALLTAFPGLTCLGVRGGTDLVFPPVRHEALRELTIESGGLPAEALRGVLDSELPALERLDLWLGVSAYGGDVVVPDLAPLLAGTRFPRLRHLGLRNSELQNEIAAAIGSAPVVAQLRTLDLSNGTLGDEGAAALLAGQPLTHLTSLDLHHHFLTEPMEHRISQALEPHGVSVDLSGRCEPWGDRGIEGRYTAVAE is encoded by the coding sequence ATGGCCGACGCGGACCGTCTGCACGAGTTGCTCGGCCTTCCGGCCGTCGATTTCCAGCGCGAGGCCGACGGGTCCTCCCGGCCCGCGGCACATGCCGCGGCGTGGCGCGTCAGCGTCGACCCCTACGACCCAGGCGAGGGGGACGCCGACTGGGAGGCGGAGTTCGGCGCCTTCCTCGAAGCCGTCGAACCGTCAGGTGTCCAGGCTCTGATCATCGGTCAGTGGGGTGAGTCGTACGAGGAGACCTCCGCCTACCCCATAGGGCTCGTCGTGGCCGCGGCCGGCCGGCTGACCTCGCTCAAGGCCGTCTTCGTCGGGGACCTGGTGGCGGAGGAGGCCGAGAATTCGTGGATCGAGCAGTCGGATGTCACCGCTCTGCTCACCGCCTTCCCGGGGCTGACCTGTCTCGGTGTGCGCGGCGGCACGGACCTGGTGTTCCCGCCCGTCAGGCACGAGGCCCTGCGTGAGCTGACCATCGAGAGCGGCGGGTTGCCCGCGGAGGCGCTGCGCGGAGTCCTGGACAGCGAGCTGCCGGCTCTGGAGCGCCTGGATCTGTGGCTGGGTGTCTCCGCGTACGGCGGTGACGTGGTCGTCCCGGACCTGGCGCCGCTGCTCGCCGGCACCCGGTTCCCCCGGCTGCGCCATCTGGGTCTGCGCAACAGCGAGTTGCAGAACGAGATCGCTGCCGCGATCGGCTCCGCACCCGTGGTCGCGCAGCTCCGCACACTCGACCTGTCCAACGGCACGCTGGGGGACGAAGGCGCGGCGGCCCTGCTCGCGGGCCAGCCTCTCACCCATCTCACCTCGCTCGACCTGCACCACCACTTCCTGACCGAGCCGATGGAGCACCGGATCTCACAGGCCCTGGAACCGCACGGTGTGTCGGTCGATCTGTCCGGCCGCTGCGAGCCGTGGGGCGACCGCGGCATCGAGGGCCGCTACACCGCGGTCGCGGAGTGA
- a CDS encoding DUF6745 domain-containing protein — protein sequence MQYVNEWRAVAAATGRADRDAAEDGVRRAYRTAGLAEPERVIWVDSPRAAVEAVEKLTGAGRSVREEVRTRPWAEERRRLYDELGPAGWSALWSATGAQLWETTAALAERIRTGVVAELASRPEEESDVRLVLLDAVLGQHDAAWLSAFDGRGERLTGLAEVARNAGWWWPYEHAVVISERPEVLHRDEAGRLDRGDGPALAYPDGFALYAWRGMPVPVEFLDSLASLTPGRIRTEENAELRRVMLEFYGYDRYLAESGAEPVHKDETGILWRIAMEGDEDVVMVEVVNSTPEPDGTHRTYWLRVPPRTRTAKEGVAWTFGLEGDVYAPVRQT from the coding sequence ATGCAGTACGTGAACGAGTGGCGGGCCGTGGCGGCCGCGACGGGCAGGGCCGACCGGGACGCCGCCGAGGACGGGGTGCGACGGGCCTACCGCACCGCGGGGCTCGCGGAGCCGGAGCGCGTCATCTGGGTCGACTCGCCCAGGGCGGCCGTCGAGGCCGTGGAGAAGCTGACCGGCGCCGGACGCTCGGTCCGCGAAGAGGTCCGCACCCGCCCCTGGGCGGAGGAACGACGGCGCTTGTACGACGAGTTGGGCCCGGCCGGCTGGTCCGCCCTGTGGTCCGCCACCGGGGCCCAGCTGTGGGAGACCACGGCAGCCCTGGCCGAACGGATACGGACGGGAGTCGTCGCGGAGCTCGCGTCACGCCCCGAGGAGGAGTCCGACGTCCGGCTGGTTCTGCTCGACGCGGTCCTCGGCCAGCACGACGCGGCCTGGCTGTCGGCCTTCGACGGCCGGGGCGAGCGGCTGACCGGACTGGCGGAGGTCGCCAGGAACGCCGGCTGGTGGTGGCCCTACGAGCACGCCGTGGTGATCAGCGAACGGCCCGAAGTGCTCCACCGCGACGAGGCGGGGCGGCTCGACCGGGGCGACGGGCCGGCCCTGGCCTACCCGGACGGATTCGCCCTGTACGCCTGGCGCGGAATGCCCGTCCCGGTCGAGTTCCTGGACAGCCTGGCGAGCCTGACCCCGGGCCGCATCCGGACCGAGGAGAACGCGGAGCTGCGCCGCGTGATGCTCGAGTTCTACGGTTACGACCGTTACCTGGCCGAATCGGGTGCGGAGCCGGTGCACAAGGACGAGACGGGAATACTCTGGCGCATCGCGATGGAGGGCGACGAGGACGTCGTGATGGTCGAAGTGGTCAACTCCACCCCTGAGCCCGACGGGACGCACCGCACCTACTGGCTGCGGGTGCCGCCCAGGACCCGGACCGCGAAGGAGGGCGTCGCCTGGACCTTCGGCCTCGAAGGAGACGTCTACGCCCCTGTGCGTCAGACCTGA
- a CDS encoding PPOX class F420-dependent oxidoreductase, translated as MTDFEPGREALLRLLGEYDGGVLVTLKRDGRPQLSNVNHAYYPDEGVLRVSVTEGRAKTRNLRRDPRASYHVTSDDRWAWTVADVTAELTPPAADPHDAVVEQLITLYRDVRGEHPDWDEYRRVMVQDRRAVLTLRIDHVYGQPRA; from the coding sequence ATGACTGACTTCGAACCGGGACGTGAGGCGCTGCTCCGACTCCTCGGTGAGTACGACGGCGGGGTGCTGGTCACCCTCAAGCGTGACGGCAGGCCCCAGCTGTCCAACGTGAACCACGCCTACTACCCCGACGAGGGCGTGCTCCGGGTGTCCGTCACGGAGGGCCGGGCGAAGACCCGTAACCTCCGCCGGGACCCGCGGGCGAGCTACCACGTGACCAGCGACGACCGCTGGGCCTGGACCGTGGCCGACGTCACGGCCGAGCTCACCCCGCCCGCCGCTGATCCGCACGACGCGGTCGTGGAGCAGCTGATCACCCTCTACCGGGACGTCAGGGGAGAGCATCCCGACTGGGACGAGTACCGCCGGGTGATGGTCCAGGACCGCAGGGCAGTCCTGACGCTGCGGATCGATCATGTGTACGGCCAGCCCCGCGCCTGA
- a CDS encoding DUF4231 domain-containing protein yields MTLTGILGYTVVVGLWKTNDGVTRWISLAIVNILWIACSYWLYNNHKNLATKASSFRDALQKRQTAAAQLPLDTTSGLRVYREASLDVIASYRAQASRNRRVHNLFQLIIIAGSIVVSTLTAMNEGSNAVLSIFTSSLSALVGISAGVTGYFKFRERGTTSQSTADDIEKNYNASGFQLGDYQGLEEDPRLVLYAGTVERIKEEQRKREVQLEQSTSHDERSAQ; encoded by the coding sequence TTGACCCTGACGGGAATACTTGGATACACCGTAGTCGTCGGCCTCTGGAAAACGAACGATGGGGTCACTCGGTGGATCTCCCTGGCCATCGTCAACATCTTATGGATTGCATGCTCGTACTGGCTCTACAACAATCACAAAAACCTGGCTACCAAAGCGAGTTCCTTTCGTGATGCTCTGCAGAAGCGCCAGACAGCGGCCGCTCAACTTCCCCTCGACACGACCTCGGGCCTGCGCGTCTACCGGGAGGCCTCGCTTGATGTCATCGCCTCTTACCGCGCCCAGGCTAGCCGCAACAGGCGGGTACACAACCTATTCCAGCTGATCATTATCGCTGGGTCGATTGTGGTGTCAACTCTCACGGCGATGAATGAAGGGTCCAACGCAGTCCTATCCATATTCACCTCATCCTTGAGTGCACTGGTCGGAATCTCTGCCGGAGTCACCGGATACTTCAAATTTCGAGAGCGTGGCACCACCTCGCAGTCGACAGCAGACGACATCGAGAAGAATTACAACGCCAGCGGGTTCCAGCTCGGTGACTACCAAGGACTGGAGGAGGATCCTCGGCTCGTCCTCTATGCCGGAACGGTCGAAAGGATCAAAGAGGAACAGCGTAAACGCGAAGTGCAGCTGGAGCAGAGCACCTCACACGACGAGCGATCAGCGCAATGA
- a CDS encoding MBL fold metallo-hydrolase, whose amino-acid sequence MTGADHQPSLRTRLRSLRPDAFGADPAGARMERIRRSPHFADGVFQNPEGARTRPSGSMIEFAKVYFHKEQRARRSPLGTVPVHATTLADLAAPPASGLRVTWLGHSSVLTEIDGRRVLFDPVWGERCSPFAFAGPKRLHPAPLPLAAMGPVDAVVISHDHYDHLDLPTIKALAGTDTVFAVPLGVGAHLERWGVPLDRIQELDWNETAQVAGISFTATPARHFCGRGLRNQQHTLWASWVVAGPEHRVYHSGDTGYFSGFQDIGAEHGPFDVTMIQVGAYSEYWPKNHTDCTPLPGAWPDIHMSPAQGVQAHLDLQGGRPHGALMPIHWGTFNLAPHAWAEPAEWIKDVAEDVGQPMAFPRPGEPFEPAGELPSDAWWRAVSAPIAHPWRRPVVDAAPVHREEVDLARER is encoded by the coding sequence GTGACCGGCGCCGACCACCAGCCCTCGCTCCGTACCCGACTCCGCTCCCTGCGCCCGGACGCCTTCGGGGCGGACCCGGCCGGTGCCCGGATGGAGCGGATCCGGCGCTCTCCCCACTTCGCCGACGGAGTGTTCCAGAACCCGGAAGGCGCCCGGACCAGGCCGTCCGGTTCCATGATCGAATTTGCCAAGGTCTACTTCCACAAGGAGCAGCGGGCCCGTAGATCCCCGCTCGGCACCGTGCCCGTCCACGCCACGACCCTGGCCGACCTGGCCGCGCCGCCGGCGTCGGGCCTGCGGGTGACCTGGCTCGGCCACTCGAGCGTCCTCACCGAGATCGACGGCCGCCGGGTGCTCTTCGACCCGGTCTGGGGAGAGCGCTGCTCACCGTTCGCCTTCGCCGGACCCAAGCGACTGCACCCCGCGCCGCTGCCGCTGGCGGCGATGGGGCCCGTCGACGCCGTGGTGATCTCCCACGACCACTACGACCACCTCGACCTGCCCACGATCAAGGCCCTCGCGGGCACGGACACGGTTTTCGCAGTACCGCTCGGCGTCGGCGCCCACCTGGAGCGCTGGGGGGTGCCCCTGGACCGGATCCAGGAGCTCGACTGGAACGAGACCGCGCAGGTCGCCGGCATCAGCTTCACCGCCACCCCCGCGCGGCATTTCTGCGGCCGAGGGCTGCGCAACCAGCAGCACACGCTCTGGGCGTCGTGGGTCGTCGCGGGCCCGGAGCACCGGGTGTACCACAGCGGCGACACCGGCTACTTCTCCGGTTTCCAGGACATCGGGGCCGAGCACGGCCCCTTCGACGTGACGATGATCCAGGTCGGCGCCTATTCGGAGTACTGGCCCAAGAACCACACGGACTGTACGCCGCTGCCGGGGGCCTGGCCAGACATCCACATGTCGCCCGCTCAGGGCGTTCAGGCGCACCTTGACCTGCAGGGCGGTCGGCCGCACGGTGCGCTGATGCCGATTCACTGGGGCACGTTCAACCTGGCACCGCATGCGTGGGCGGAGCCGGCGGAGTGGATCAAGGATGTGGCTGAGGACGTGGGGCAGCCGATGGCGTTCCCTCGTCCGGGTGAGCCGTTCGAGCCGGCAGGGGAGCTTCCCTCGGATGCGTGGTGGCGTGCGGTGTCGGCGCCGATTGCGCACCCATGGCGTCGCCCGGTGGTGGATGCGGCACCGGTACACCGGGAGGAAGTCGACCTTGCGCGCGAGCGGTGA
- a CDS encoding Glu/Leu/Phe/Val dehydrogenase dimerization domain-containing protein — MTSPFPAPLISLTWTDHVTGTEGYLVVDRLVRGVSSGGLRMRKGCTLAEVAGLARGMTMKEALHFDSGDTRARYIPLGGAKGGIDCDPRDPAAYGVLVRFLRAMRPYVESVWTTGEDLGLSQDLVDRAAAEAGLVSTVQAVYPLLDDEAGARRRLADAFAVTVDGLGLDELVGGCGVAESVLAALDRAGVPHTGARVSLQGFGTMGGATARFLSRAGLTVVAIADVKGTIADPSGLDVETLLGARDAHGTVDRGALRKGYRELPADAWLAADAEVLVPAAVSYAVDAVNQASVRARWVVEAANMPVLPEAEPLLAARGITVLPDVVVNSGTNAWWWWTLFGDIGPDAEEAFGHTRRSMRALVDRVLDRAAADGCTPRAAAHALAADRLPVMAERFGWYR; from the coding sequence GTGACGTCCCCCTTTCCCGCCCCGCTGATCTCCCTGACCTGGACGGACCACGTCACCGGGACCGAGGGCTACCTCGTCGTGGACCGGCTGGTGCGTGGCGTGTCGAGCGGGGGCCTGCGGATGAGGAAGGGATGCACCCTGGCGGAGGTCGCGGGGCTGGCGAGGGGCATGACCATGAAGGAGGCCCTGCACTTCGACTCCGGCGACACGCGGGCTCGCTACATCCCGCTGGGCGGTGCCAAGGGGGGAATCGACTGCGACCCGCGCGATCCGGCCGCGTACGGGGTGCTCGTCCGCTTCCTGCGGGCGATGCGGCCGTACGTGGAGAGCGTCTGGACGACCGGCGAGGATCTCGGGCTCAGCCAGGACCTCGTCGACCGGGCGGCGGCCGAGGCCGGGCTCGTCTCGACGGTCCAGGCGGTCTACCCCCTGCTGGACGACGAGGCGGGGGCGCGGCGGCGGCTGGCGGACGCCTTCGCCGTGACGGTGGACGGGCTCGGGCTGGACGAGCTGGTCGGCGGCTGCGGGGTCGCGGAGTCCGTGCTCGCCGCACTGGACCGGGCGGGTGTGCCTCACACCGGCGCCCGGGTGTCCCTGCAGGGATTCGGCACGATGGGAGGAGCGACGGCCCGATTCCTCTCCCGGGCCGGGCTGACCGTCGTCGCGATCGCCGATGTGAAGGGCACGATCGCCGATCCGTCCGGCCTGGACGTCGAAACGCTGCTGGGCGCGCGCGACGCGCACGGGACGGTGGACCGCGGGGCGCTGCGGAAGGGGTACCGGGAGCTGCCGGCCGACGCCTGGCTGGCCGCCGACGCGGAGGTGCTGGTGCCGGCTGCCGTGTCGTACGCCGTGGACGCCGTGAACCAGGCTTCGGTCAGGGCCCGATGGGTGGTCGAGGCGGCGAACATGCCGGTGCTGCCGGAAGCGGAGCCGCTGCTTGCCGCTCGAGGGATCACGGTGCTCCCCGATGTGGTCGTCAACTCCGGTACCAATGCGTGGTGGTGGTGGACGCTGTTCGGGGACATCGGGCCCGATGCCGAGGAGGCGTTCGGGCACACCCGCCGGTCGATGCGCGCTCTCGTCGACCGTGTCCTGGACCGGGCGGCGGCGGACGGCTGCACACCCCGGGCGGCCGCACACGCGCTCGCCGCGGACCGGCTGCCGGTCATGGCGGAGCGTTTCGGCTGGTACCGGTAG
- a CDS encoding TetR/AcrR family transcriptional regulator, protein MARVRLSVAERREELLRAAVEQIEVRGVSAVRIADVAAVLGVSNALVLYHFSSKEKLVAAAFAYAAEADLAHLRKLLTRRTSAVRRLRAAVRWYAPTGQAKGWRLWIEGWASSLRDPVLREVAGDLDQQWKAELAEVIEEGAAAGEFHCDDPMSVAWRLTALLDGLAVQMTSYAGPLSRATMLLWTEEALARELGIEHRVLTA, encoded by the coding sequence GTGGCGAGAGTGCGACTGAGCGTGGCGGAGCGTCGTGAGGAGCTCCTGCGTGCTGCCGTCGAACAGATCGAGGTGCGAGGCGTCTCCGCCGTCCGGATCGCCGATGTGGCCGCTGTTCTCGGCGTCAGCAACGCCCTGGTGCTCTACCACTTCTCGTCCAAGGAGAAGCTGGTGGCCGCCGCCTTCGCGTACGCGGCCGAGGCCGATCTCGCCCACCTGCGCAAACTCCTGACCCGCCGCACCAGCGCGGTCCGGCGGCTCCGTGCCGCCGTCCGCTGGTATGCGCCGACCGGCCAGGCCAAGGGCTGGCGGCTGTGGATCGAGGGCTGGGCGTCCTCCCTGCGTGACCCGGTGCTGCGCGAAGTGGCCGGTGATCTCGACCAGCAGTGGAAGGCCGAGCTGGCCGAAGTCATCGAGGAGGGCGCCGCGGCGGGTGAGTTCCACTGCGACGACCCGATGTCCGTGGCCTGGCGGCTGACCGCTCTGCTGGACGGGCTGGCCGTCCAGATGACGTCGTACGCGGGTCCGCTCTCGCGGGCCACCATGCTGCTGTGGACCGAAGAGGCGCTCGCCCGCGAACTCGGCATCGAGCACCGGGTACTGACCGCCTGA
- a CDS encoding sensor histidine kinase, whose protein sequence is MNTDVAPRLGWWQQTWRLCAASAVGIPLWLSIGVLLRGQTDETGSWFVIGDPLVAFGCLTALLWRRRFPLAVAMTVVIASTASALASGAAFLALVSISTRRRPVEIGVVALALVTASQFAGGFYPVQSSPGLLWYQLALPALIAGIAVAMGMAIGGRRVEVRSLRDRAESAEREQTARAAQARALERNRIAREMHDVLAHRISLVAMQAGVLDHRSDLTAEESRVLVRGIADGSHQALEELRDVLGVLRADPGRPEPPQPSLDRVPELIAEARTSGLDVTLTGTVAGTPSNAVGRTCYRIVQEGLTNAAKHAPGAHVHITLEGTAGDNLSVSVHNSPATTATSRPPTSGFGLLGLTERISLAGGELSHHRTPDNGYILTAQLPWPNPTHEKRE, encoded by the coding sequence GTGAACACCGACGTAGCACCACGGCTCGGGTGGTGGCAGCAGACATGGCGGCTGTGTGCGGCCTCGGCAGTGGGGATACCGCTCTGGCTGTCCATCGGTGTGTTACTGCGGGGTCAGACGGACGAAACGGGCTCGTGGTTCGTCATCGGTGATCCGCTGGTGGCTTTCGGCTGCCTGACGGCGCTTCTGTGGCGGCGGCGGTTCCCGCTCGCCGTCGCCATGACGGTCGTGATCGCCTCGACCGCGTCGGCACTCGCTTCCGGCGCCGCGTTTCTCGCGCTGGTTTCGATCTCCACGCGTCGTCGGCCGGTGGAGATCGGGGTCGTCGCTCTGGCCTTGGTGACCGCGTCACAGTTCGCCGGTGGGTTCTACCCGGTCCAGAGCTCGCCCGGCCTGTTGTGGTACCAGCTCGCGCTCCCGGCACTGATCGCGGGCATCGCGGTGGCCATGGGCATGGCCATCGGGGGGCGGCGCGTCGAAGTGCGGTCCTTGCGAGACCGGGCGGAGAGCGCGGAACGTGAGCAGACCGCACGAGCGGCGCAGGCACGCGCCCTGGAGCGGAACCGGATCGCCCGCGAGATGCACGACGTACTCGCACACCGGATCTCCCTGGTCGCCATGCAGGCCGGAGTGCTGGACCACCGCAGCGACCTCACCGCGGAGGAAAGCCGCGTGCTGGTCCGCGGTATCGCCGACGGCTCCCACCAGGCACTGGAAGAACTACGGGATGTCCTCGGTGTGCTTCGGGCCGACCCGGGCCGCCCGGAACCTCCCCAGCCCTCCCTTGACCGCGTCCCCGAACTGATAGCCGAAGCCCGCACATCCGGACTGGACGTCACGCTCACCGGCACCGTGGCGGGAACACCGTCCAATGCCGTCGGACGCACCTGTTACCGGATCGTCCAGGAAGGACTGACCAACGCCGCAAAACACGCCCCAGGTGCGCACGTACACATCACCCTCGAAGGAACAGCCGGCGACAACCTCAGCGTCAGCGTCCACAACTCCCCCGCCACCACGGCAACCTCACGACCACCGACATCGGGATTCGGTCTGCTGGGCCTCACAGAACGGATCAGCCTCGCCGGCGGAGAACTCAGCCACCACCGCACACCCGACAACGGATACATCCTCACCGCGCAGCTACCCTGGCCGAACCCCACCCACGAAAAGAGAGAATGA
- a CDS encoding transposase family protein has translation MLLEGTFLADKGYRGVGGNDPHPLPGPMGDHSTGEHAVNRSHATIHALVEQGMATLKCWRLLRKLRCSTTKITDLVQAVLTLHLATSDR, from the coding sequence GTGCTCCTGGAGGGGACCTTCCTTGCCGACAAGGGCTACCGGGGCGTCGGCGGGAACGATCCGCATCCCCTGCCGGGGCCGATGGGAGACCACTCCACCGGGGAACATGCGGTGAACCGATCACACGCGACGATCCATGCACTCGTCGAACAGGGCATGGCCACCCTCAAGTGCTGGCGACTCCTCCGCAAACTCCGGTGCTCGACCACGAAAATCACCGACCTTGTCCAAGCCGTCCTCACTCTGCATCTGGCCACTTCAGACCGATGA
- a CDS encoding response regulator transcription factor, producing the protein MDTERERVRVVIVDDDRLVRMALRLVIDAEPDLTVVAEAADGDDAITVVDEQRPDVVLMDVRMPGRDGLSATRELLTRPAPPRVLMLTTFDSDDLVLGALHAGALGFVLKDTPPARILDAVRTVADGNSVLSPAVTARVITAATSPQSSYARDSSREAARKQLSALTERELETARAVADGLGNPEIAERLYISVATVKAHVGNLFAKLGVDNRVQIALLVRDAEQ; encoded by the coding sequence GTGGATACCGAGCGGGAGCGGGTGCGCGTCGTCATTGTCGACGACGACCGGCTGGTGCGGATGGCGCTGCGGCTCGTCATCGACGCCGAACCGGACCTGACCGTCGTCGCGGAAGCGGCGGACGGGGACGACGCGATCACCGTGGTGGACGAGCAGCGGCCGGACGTCGTTCTGATGGACGTGCGGATGCCCGGCCGCGACGGTCTCAGCGCGACCCGGGAACTCCTCACCCGACCGGCTCCGCCGCGGGTGCTCATGTTGACCACATTCGACTCCGACGATCTGGTACTCGGCGCGCTGCACGCCGGAGCACTCGGGTTCGTCCTCAAGGACACCCCACCGGCGCGGATCCTCGACGCGGTGCGGACCGTCGCGGACGGCAACTCCGTGCTGTCCCCAGCGGTCACGGCACGGGTGATCACCGCAGCCACCAGCCCGCAGTCCTCCTACGCTCGCGACTCGTCCCGCGAAGCCGCGCGGAAACAGCTGTCCGCACTGACCGAACGAGAACTCGAAACCGCTCGGGCCGTCGCGGACGGACTGGGCAACCCGGAGATCGCCGAGCGGCTGTACATCAGCGTCGCGACCGTCAAGGCGCACGTAGGCAACCTGTTCGCCAAGCTGGGGGTCGACAACCGGGTGCAGATCGCACTCCTGGTACGTGACGCAGAGCAATGA
- a CDS encoding alpha/beta hydrolase — protein MRRRTLHLTLAVTTVTAVAVASTVLPDVSVATPGTAATTPDTVRWGPCSEKKAPSPGKAASSRLECSTLEVPLDYRNPDGRQIDVAISRLASEKPSQRRGVLLTNPGGPGISGLGYPVALAASGLPQDVLDSYDVIGFDPRGTGRSTPVTCDLTQAQRNRGNLPPYAHTAADVTREAGNARTVAGQCATSRTAWMLPHTTTANTARDMDRIRAALGEPKLSYLGGSYGSYLGAVYTTMFPKRSDRIVLDSNLGPGGYDLTATRLLARGMEERFPDFAAFAAAHPEYGLGTTPEQVTVKFFELAKQLEAKPVQGMDATLFRGLTFDRLYSDASMPLVAAMWQALDKDHPLPPDTPPAMDGMENSMAARWYVICGDARWPGTVREYQRNVAVDRVRYPMLGGSAAGIGPCAFWPDKRVEPPVRIGDRGPSNVLMVQNERDPGTPLAGAQELRRAFGKRATMVTADQGGHGVYPFGPNTCANDAVTTFLTTGQRPPQDLACAAEPSE, from the coding sequence ATGCGCAGGAGAACCTTGCACCTCACCCTCGCCGTCACCACGGTGACGGCGGTCGCCGTGGCGTCAACCGTGCTTCCGGACGTGTCGGTGGCGACGCCGGGCACCGCGGCGACGACGCCGGACACCGTGCGGTGGGGCCCGTGCTCGGAGAAGAAGGCCCCTTCACCCGGTAAGGCCGCGTCATCTCGTCTCGAGTGCTCGACACTCGAAGTTCCGTTGGACTACCGCAATCCCGACGGCCGGCAGATCGACGTCGCGATCTCCCGGCTGGCGAGCGAGAAGCCGTCGCAGCGCCGCGGTGTGCTGCTGACCAATCCGGGCGGTCCCGGCATCTCAGGTCTCGGCTACCCAGTCGCTCTCGCCGCCTCAGGGCTGCCGCAGGACGTGCTGGACTCCTACGACGTGATCGGCTTCGACCCGCGGGGCACCGGCCGCAGCACCCCGGTGACCTGTGACCTGACGCAGGCACAGCGCAACCGCGGCAACCTGCCGCCGTACGCGCACACCGCGGCCGATGTCACGCGGGAGGCGGGGAACGCGCGGACCGTCGCCGGGCAGTGTGCCACCTCGCGGACGGCGTGGATGCTGCCGCACACCACCACCGCGAACACCGCGCGTGACATGGACCGGATCCGGGCGGCACTGGGCGAGCCGAAGCTCTCGTACCTCGGTGGGTCCTACGGCAGTTACCTCGGGGCGGTGTACACGACGATGTTCCCGAAGCGCAGCGACCGGATCGTGCTGGACAGCAACCTGGGCCCCGGCGGGTACGACCTCACGGCCACGCGGTTGCTCGCCCGGGGGATGGAGGAACGGTTCCCGGACTTCGCGGCGTTCGCCGCGGCGCACCCCGAGTACGGCCTGGGCACCACACCGGAGCAGGTGACCGTGAAGTTCTTCGAACTCGCGAAGCAGCTGGAGGCGAAGCCGGTTCAGGGCATGGACGCGACCCTGTTCCGAGGGCTCACCTTCGACCGCCTCTACAGCGACGCATCCATGCCCCTGGTGGCCGCGATGTGGCAGGCGCTCGACAAGGACCATCCGCTGCCACCCGACACCCCACCGGCGATGGACGGAATGGAGAACTCCATGGCGGCCAGGTGGTATGTGATCTGCGGGGATGCGCGCTGGCCGGGGACGGTCCGGGAGTATCAGCGCAATGTCGCGGTCGACCGGGTGAGGTACCCGATGCTCGGCGGGTCCGCGGCAGGCATCGGACCGTGCGCGTTCTGGCCGGACAAGCGGGTCGAGCCGCCGGTGCGCATCGGGGATCGGGGCCCGTCGAACGTGCTCATGGTGCAGAACGAGCGCGACCCGGGGACCCCGCTGGCCGGCGCCCAGGAGCTGCGGCGGGCGTTTGGCAAGCGGGCCACGATGGTGACGGCCGACCAAGGCGGGCACGGCGTCTATCCGTTCGGCCCCAACACGTGCGCGAACGACGCGGTGACGACGTTCCTGACCACCGGGCAGCGCCCGCCGCAGGACCTCGCCTGCGCGGCGGAGCCGAGTGAGTAG